In one window of Flavobacterium ginsengisoli DNA:
- a CDS encoding 1-acyl-sn-glycerol-3-phosphate acyltransferase, whose protein sequence is MKKLLYKFIFFKLMGWKIVGVENAEVKKCILMVMPHTSNHDFYIGLFTRGISGLQMNWVGKKELFKFPFGYYFRNVGGEPLDRSGGLNKVDSIATIFDRKEIFRLAVAPEGTRKEVKEIKTGFYFIALKANVPIVPVAFDWGKKEVNLGAPFYPTGNYEADFEVLKKHYIGVLGKIPQNGVKL, encoded by the coding sequence ATGAAAAAACTATTATACAAATTCATATTTTTCAAGCTAATGGGCTGGAAAATAGTAGGTGTAGAAAATGCCGAAGTTAAAAAATGCATACTAATGGTAATGCCTCATACAAGTAATCATGATTTTTATATCGGACTTTTCACTCGCGGAATTTCGGGACTACAGATGAATTGGGTAGGAAAGAAGGAGTTATTTAAATTCCCTTTTGGTTATTATTTTAGAAATGTTGGTGGAGAACCTTTAGATCGCTCTGGCGGATTAAATAAAGTAGATTCTATTGCGACTATTTTTGACAGAAAAGAAATCTTTCGTTTGGCGGTTGCACCAGAAGGAACTAGAAAAGAAGTAAAAGAAATAAAAACGGGATTTTATTTTATAGCGCTTAAAGCGAATGTACCAATTGTTCCGGTAGCTTTTGATTGGGGTAAGAAAGAAGTAAATCTTGGAGCGCCATTTTATCCGACTGGAAATTATGAAGCCGATTTTGAAGTTTTGAAAAAACACTATATTGGTGTTCTAGGAAAAATTCCGCAAAATGGGGTAAAACTATAA
- a CDS encoding helix-turn-helix domain-containing protein: protein MVNIDDFVKRLETVLDYYGLNASAFADKIGVQRSSMSHLLSGRNKPSLDFVMKILEVFPDVDLYWILIGRGVFPKSNEQTVQEVQQTSAPILQNQHQSTDLFSTIKVNAEEKTETKKIPNPKNANFDLEDDEIEKIVLFYKNGTFKAYAP, encoded by the coding sequence ATGGTAAACATCGATGATTTTGTTAAAAGACTCGAAACCGTATTGGATTATTACGGTTTAAATGCATCAGCCTTTGCTGATAAAATTGGTGTACAGCGTTCTAGTATGTCTCATCTCTTGTCTGGAAGAAACAAACCTAGTTTAGATTTTGTAATGAAAATTCTGGAGGTTTTCCCTGATGTTGATCTGTATTGGATTTTAATTGGAAGAGGAGTTTTTCCAAAAAGCAATGAGCAAACTGTTCAGGAAGTTCAGCAAACCTCCGCTCCTATTTTACAAAATCAACATCAAAGCACAGATTTGTTTTCTACTATAAAAGTGAATGCAGAAGAAAAAACGGAAACAAAAAAAATACCAAATCCTAAAAATGCAAACTTTGATTTAGAAGATGATGAAATTGAAAAAATAGTTTTATTTTACAAAAATGGCACTTTTAAAGCTTATGCACCATAA